The DNA segment ATGATATATCCAATTGTCCAAAACTGCGAAGCACTTCGATAGAACAAGTTCCTGTGTTCCAAAATATGCAAATACTTGTACTACTTCATTCTGCTCTTTAATTTATGCCTCCCTCTCACTAGATCCCTACCTGCAACGGAAGGCACTGTGGAGACACATGGACTCTACTTGATAAAAACAAGCCTCGTTTGTGGACTGAGAATTGGACTGCACAGTAAGTTTGATCCGTACTGAACATTCTacttgatcatttttttttttcatagttggTACTAATCGAATGAAATGAAGTATGTAACTCTGATGCTCTGATTAGCTTATGATCATTCAAACATTTATTGCATGGTTCTTGCATGCAGTTGCAAGTATCATTGTACTGATATTGTCAGCACTATGATTGTGAACCGAAAATGTGTTGGTTTCAGAAGTTGCACTTATCATATGCCAATTTATCGAAATTAATATTAAAAGAACTATTTTCTTGGTTGCACACAGATTCAGAACCTTTGGTGACCAGCTAGCTCAGCGTTCAGCTGAGGACATTGCATATGCTGTGTTACGTTTTTTTGCCAAGGGTGGGACGCTGGTAAACTACTATATGGTATGTGTTTTggtttgttttttctctctatTAAATGTTAAGTTATAACAATTGCCAGTTTGTAAAGGGATTACATATTAAATTGTTGCGAACAGTATCATGGTGGAACAAATTTTGGGAGGACAGGTGCTTCATATGTGTTGACTGGATACTATGATGAAGCTCCTATGGATGAATACGGTCAGATTTGCTCAATATCCCTTGTCATATATTTCTTTCTGCTGCATCTATGCACGTATTGATTCTAACAATCATGCCATGTGGTCCATGTTTTTATTTAGGCATGTGCAAGGAGCCCAAATTTGGACATCTGAGGGACCTGCACAATGTGATCAAGTCATACCATAAGGCTTTTCTCTGGGGGAAACAATCATTCGAGATATTGGGCCATGGGTATGAGGTTGTGATCAACTGCTTCCAGTGTGACAGTTACCTGTAATTTAGTAACCAATGTTAGCCAGGGTTGATTAGTTTCCTGCACCTGCAGGCACACAACTATGAGTTACCTGAAGATAAACTGTGCCTGTCTTTCCTCTCCAACAACAACACCGGGGAAGATGGAACAGTGGTATTCCGGGGGGAGAAGTTCTATGTGCCTAGCCGCTCTGTTTCCATCCTTGCAGATTGCAAGACTGTGGTCTACAATACAAAGAGGGTGTGTGTATTGCATAAATTTACTGAAAACAAGTTACGGCCTATCTTAAATATATTTCAATAACAGAAATCGTTGATGGCTTATTCCACATATGTTACGGTAGGTGTTTGTACAGCATAGTGAAAGATCATTCCATACTACTGACGAGACTAGTAAGAATAATGTGTGGGAGATGTACTCAGAGGCTATTCCGAAGTTCCGCAAAACCAAGGTCAGGACAAAGCAACCCCTGGAGCAATATAACCAGACAAAGGACACTAGTGACTATTTGTGGTACACCacaaggtattttttttttcaaatatcacTCCTTTGTTCCATGTCAATGTAATAGTAGCTTTTTATCTGCTTTTCTCACAGACAAGAATTTACTTGactgtttgtttttgtttatgaTGGCGCACAGTTTTCGCTTGGAGTCTGATGATTTGCCCTTTAGACGCGATATTAGGCCTGTGATTCAGATCAAAAGCACTGCACATGCGATGATAGGATTTGCCAATGATGCCTTCGTAGGTAACTTGGACCAAGTCTATAACTCCCATATATCACAAATTGCAGGCACTAAACTttgtactgaaaaaaaaaaataacaacctGCTTAGGTACTGGGCGTGGAAGTAAGAGGGAGAAGAGCTTCGTGTTTGAAAAACCCATGGATCTGAGAGTAGGCATCAACCATATTGCGATGTTGTCGTCGTCGATGGGAATGAAGGTATAGTCCATGAGAATGCTTAATGTGTGTCAAACATGAGAAAACTCTCTTGCCGTCTTGTAATAGTTattacagcagcagcagttttGGTGAAAACAGCAACCACAAATAGTCTAGATCCTAACTTGAGTGGCGGTGGTTGACACTGTATATGTAGGATTGTTAAAATCTTGAACGAAgttttctccttttatttttatttttaaaaaggctCTAATTATGCAAACTTGTGTATCCTTTGCAGGACAGTGGTGGTGAACTTGTTGAAGTAAAGGGCGGCATTCAGGACTGCGTGGTACAGGGTCTCAACACAGGGACCTTGGACTTACAAGGAAATGGTTGGGGTCATAAGGTACTGGCTATTGCCCTCTAGAGTGATTGGGATTTAGacaggaagtttttttttttttttaaaaagaaatcggttcaaatttgaacaaaattccAAGGAATGAGGAAAGCATGCTTTTCCTTGGCGCAGTGCATAATGTGCTCATACAGTTGAACTGATAAGTGATAACTATGTATGTGGGTTTCAAACAGGCCAGGTTGGAAGGCGAGGACAAGGAGATTTACACAGAGAAAGGAATGGCCCAATTTCAGTGGAAGCCGGCAGAGAATGACCTGCCAATCACGTGGTACAAGGTAGGCTGTACAAGCAAAAAAGGAACACCTGAGTGTTTGCCAGCATCATACATGCATTCGATTATTTGCTTCCAATTCTCAGTGTCACTATCTATTCATTGGCATGACAGAGATACTTTGATGAGCCAGACGGAGACGATCCCATTGTTGTTGACATGAGCTCTATGAGCAAGGGCATGATATATGTTAACGGAGAAGGCATTGGTCGCTACTGGACCTCATTCATAACTCTTGCCGGACACCCTTCTCAATCAGTGTAAGCAAGTTCCTACACTACCATACAAGTGGGTTGCATATACACAACGAAATTTATTCTCACTTTCATTATGTTTTCTCTCCGTTTACAGATATCACATTCCACGAGCGTTCTTGAAACCCAAGGGCAACCTCTTGATTATATTCGAGGAGGAGCTTGGCAAGCCAGGTGGCATCCTCATCCAGACGGTGAGGAGAGATGACATCTGCGTGTTCATCTCGGAGCACAACCCGGCACAGATCAAGACGTGGGAGTCGGACGGCGGCCAGATCAAGCTCATAGCCGAAGACACGAGCACCCGGGGCACCTTGAACTGCCCCCCGCAGAGGACCATCCAGGAGGTCGTCTTCGCCAGCTTCGGCAACCCGGAGGGCGCGTGCGGCAACTTCACTGCTGGCACCTGCCACACTCCTGATGCAAAGGCGGTCGTTGAGAAGGTACACACTTCAAACAAACACTTGCCAATGTACCAGAACATCATCATCTAAGTGATGTTTTCTTGAACGAAATTGGCAAgatgccaattttttttgaatagaGAAGGAGTAAAATGTACAAAAATCGTATTTACAGAAAAGCGGCCGCAGCCCTAGTAACCAAAAACAATTACACTGTTAGCTAGGCGGCAAGGTGCCTTGCACCCGCCAGGCTCCAAGTTTTTGCCTCCTCCTTTATCTAAGTGATATGTTGGTGACTTGTAATATCGTATACTTCCATTGATGTCTGATCTTTGGAATGAAACGAGCAGGAATGCCTCGGCAAGGAGTCGTGCGTGCTGCCGGTGGTAAACACGGTGTACGGCGCGGACATCAACTGCCCCGCGACGACGGCCACGCTGGCGGTGCAGGTGAGATGCAAGGTATCAGGGGCGCAGGCGGCTTAGGAAGAAGGGATGCTGCTGATTGACACATTGTTTCAATTTGGCTCCTCTTGCTTGTGTAATTCATCTCGTTTTGGTTCTCATTGATGAGTCTTGAGTGCCTTGTGTGATTAAAATTTGGAAGAGACATGCCTTTTGGGGATCATGGGGGGTATTAATATGCAACAGGAAGGTAGCTGCTGATAGACTCGAAGATGTCTTCTATTCTTAATCCTCTCCTATCATATGTATTGATTCTGTAGGtgttgaaaataatattaaccATCACAGGTTGACAGACAGTTTGTAGTTCAGTTTGTTTAGATACATTGACAGTTTGTGCACTAATAATATGAAGCTGTTGTTACTTGCTATAGTTGCTACTTGCTAGTCATGTGATGAGGATTGCGATTTGCGTGCGGCCCATGTTGGTTAGCCTGGAACGGGATTTCGACTTAGGTGTGTCCCGTTTAGTTTGCCCGGAACGGGATTGTCACATCTGTGCTGGCCCATATATTGGGCCATCCAGAATGGGATCGCAAAAGTCTAAGGGTGAAAATGGTATGGttggatcatgttattcatGTATCTAGCCCCATATCTTCCTGAGTTGGAAGCGGGTACGGATAACTTAACATTTATCATGTATCATATActacttttcttttctcacaATTGGATTTGGAAAGGGTATCTATTTAGATCGTTGATCCACATATATtattaaacattttaaaaataattttgaatagAAATCTAGCATTTTGTATCCACAAGTGGATATACAAAACCATCGTAGATATTACACCTAGGGTCGAACATGTTCACCATAGATATTAGACCTAGGGATCGGAGATATTATAAACATCATAAAATGGTGATCAACCTATCGTTTCATTATGTTTATAAATGGAGCTATAATAGAATTTGTTGGATGTTTGACAATATGAGACATTGGGTGGATGCGGTTCTTCCTGTACCACGATACAAAAATTTTTAGTGGATTCGGACGTAGTATATAATATTGACtatcctttttttctttatttcccATATCCTGCTCGTATGCTTTGTTTCAGGCGGGCAGACAAAATCCCTGTCCTGATTTCACCCCCACAAAGTCGTATGGTTATCTCTTCTCTAAACCCCTTGTGGCCTTGACAGTGTCACTAGACTCCAACCTTTCACCATGATCGCTTGCTCTTCTCCAATATTATCGGTGATATGGCCCGGGGGTATGTGAAGTATGGGGAAGTCTCCTTGACGTCCAGCCACGCGGCCCTACAGCCTGGCTCTCCCCCCACACCTCAGACGACGCGGAGGCAGCCAGGGGGCCTCGGGGCGCCACGTCACGCCCCTCGGGCACTCGCGCTGCCTTggcccgaggccctcgcccaaccgccacgtggcggggggggggggtgagtgGGGCGGAGACCCAGGCTGAACCGTCATCAATACGCAGCGCCCCAACCATCCCTCACCGCGTTTAATGTGATAAGGGCGGATGTGCGGCGCTGCCCGATTGACCCATGTCAATCGGGCGTGACCGGACTGTGAACGGCCTGTCGCCAGTCACGTCCGATCGGACGGGCGGAGGTGCCCCCATGTTTCGCCCTGTACTcggcggagtgggggcaggtatgccccgtcccatcgaAGCATCATCTGAAGCCCCCTCCACGTGAGATGGACTGCTAAAAGTCTCCCTTCATTTAAAGGGGAATGACAAgggtgtcccccgtgtcaggcagGGGGCAGCGCTGGGCCCCACTCGTGGACGGACGActgcttagcttccgggcgaAGGCACGAATGGTGGTCCGATCCAAGCGGAGTAGGTCCCCCTCCCGTGAaggagtaggtagaggcggtacatgtggtatccccttgaactatgaaaagaggaccttgcccaccgaaaAAAGGGACGATAGTCAGTTAGCCTAAACCCCAGGGGAAGAAGAGCGAGAGTGCTCCCTGGAATTTAGGAACCTTTATAGCACCCAACCAGAAATCCCATGCagaggagtagggtattacgctccatagcggcccaaacctgtataatcctGGCTCTCGCGTGCGGTCTCGGAAGACTCTAGGCGGATACACGATCCCGATTAGCGCGCCcattcccccggccgaactcacaaaaagGGGATCTCTCGAtcacccgctagagaggatcgtTCCTCGACAAATATGATCATACCCTTGCGCGTTATTGGCAATTAACCTCCCCCGTCTTGCCTCCACTCACACGTCTCCTGTTGTGGTGGCACCTTTCCCAGCAGCAACAAGAGACGTGTCAGTGGAGGCAAAACGGGGGAGGTTAATTGCCAATAACGCGCAAGGGTATGATCATATTGGAGGAGAGCGAGCGATCATGGTGAAAGGTTGCAGACGAGAGTGTCGACGTCCCATGGGCATGACCGCCTCCAGACCCACCTGTTGTACTATGTGCAATTCTTGACGACACGATAAAAATCTACtacaaaccctaaaaaatgTACATTGTTGTCGAGGAAGATATGATCCGTTGATTCTACATCTATTTCTACTAGATAATAATCGTAGGACAATCAAGAATAAACTTGATGTCGTGAAAGGGCCTGTaacctagtggttacaagagcctcagtagcacctgacttcgtcaatctctccagaatttgccggcccagtattcgaagatgctcataggggtagaattgtcaaaaaaaaaagaataaacttGATGCcgaataattaaaaataaagtgtAAACGTGTTGAGAATCGAAATACGAGAACCCGGAGGGTTAAAACCATGTATCCCTACCCTACCACTACCCCGGAGTTATCTCATTGAGACAATAATTTTCTTTTCGAGAATACGCACGAGACAACAACGACTTCCCTAGGATACACTCCTCCTGTCCTGCATGGCTGCACTGCTTAACCAATCTCGCCAACTGCTAAATTGTTGTTACCGAAGTAATTTTGTTGAGCCAACTCGCAGAGAGCATGGTTCGAGCGAGTACAATGAGCATGCAGTCTTTGGGTTACCATCTGAGAGGCAATTGACATGCCCAAACAGATTTTCGTTTCCTGCTGAATACCAAACGCCATGTTTTCTTGGCAAAGAGCAAACAAAATGCCATAATTCAAGTGGGGTTTCAGTATCAGTTGACAGGTGGCGATGCTCATTGCGTAACATCGCTTTTTTAATTGCTTTCAGAGGAGGGGCAATAAAAGATTGCTCGACCACTGCAGCAAAAATCTCTCAATAGAGACCCTACTGCTAGAAATCGGTACTAGCTATATGTGCGCTTTGTGCTGCCGACAAGTGCAAAACCATCACATTTTTCTGAAGAACAGGAGATGTTTATCTGCAAAATCAAATAACCACAggaagcaaaaagaaaaaagaaaaaaaaggaaaaaaaaggagatgttTATGTCCAAAATCAAATAACCAGAGAAAACAACCCAAAAATTGGAGATATTTATGTGCAAAATGAAATAATCAGGAGGAAGCAAATAAAGGAAGATGTTTACGTACGAAATGAAATAACCAGGAAAGAAAATGGAGATGTTTATGTGCAAAAACTGAAATAAGGAAGACGAAGCAACGAAAAAAAtaaggaggaagaaaaagaaagagaaaaaaaaaagagaggacgaagaaaaagaaaggagagagatatgTAAGGCGAAGCAACGAAAAAGGTTCCGAGAATCGAACTCGGGACCTCTCGCACCCAAAGCGAGAATCATACCACTAGACCAAACGCCCTTTCATGccaatatttataaatagatttataaATCCTATAAACaaaacttttcaactttttccCTCCAAAACTTCTCACTTGCTCCTGCCGAAATCCCCCCCCCCTTTCCCTCCaattcccctcctcctcctctcctcttcctcttcctattcccaTCTCTCTCAGCATTTCTCGATCTGATTCCTGTGCGCAATCGGCAGCGCGCGGATTCCAGTGGTGCTCCTCCACGCCTCGCCGCTGCATCTCCACCCatggcgaccgccgccgccgccgacgacctggacctcctcctctcccttgacgcggacggcggcgaggccgtcctCGAgacccctccctcctccccgcgccgcgacgccgccaccgccgcggccttcACCCCTCCCAGGGCCGTGCGCCCCGGCGGCACCGACATGTCCGTGTTCCGCGACGCCGTCAAGGACTACCTCgacgccacccccgccgccgtcgcaacCTCTCTCCCCAAGGGGAAGAGGCCCCCCAAGTCCACCGAGACCATCGTCGACGCCCACTCCGGCCTCCGCATCAGGAGCCTGACGGCGTCGCCGCTCGAGATCACCAACCGCTTCGCCGACATTCGGTTCGTCCGCATCTCCGCCATCAGGTAAGGATTCAGGCTCACCCCGCCGCCTTGTTTGCATCGCTGGGttgtttgtgtttgtgtttgcgCCGCTCTAATCGATTGGTGCGCAGGAACCTCGCCGGGGGCGACAGCTTCTCCGGCTGCTGGGCGACGGCGGGGGTGGTGCTCGACAAGGGCGCGCCGCGGGTGAGCGCGCAGGGGAAGGAGTACAGCATCTGGAAGATGGGCGcgctcgacgacgccgacgtGTCGGTGTTCCTCTTCGGGGACGCCCACGCGCACcactccggcgccgccgtcggcgccgtgtTCGCGCTGTTCAACGGCAATGTCCGCATGGACAACGGGGTACCTGATTTCTCCATTTTGCATTTCTCATCAGGGTTGATTTGTGCTCATCAGAGTGATGCTGATTTGGGTGTTCTTGCAGGGTAGAGGGTTCTCGGTGAGCGTCGCCTCCGTAGGGCAGATGATGAAGATGGGAGTCTCCGCGGATTTCGGGATCTGCAAGGGGAAGAGGAAAGATGGGATGGGCTGCACCATGGCCATAAACAAGTATGCATTTCCTCTGCAACGATGAGAACTTTGTTTCAAAACTTAACCTGTTGGGTTGTATCTGCTTAAGATGTGAAATATCTTTCTGGGCAAGGTATTAACAAAAATCTAATATGCACTGATGCCGATATTAAGCTAATTTCAGTTTGCCTGGGTGGATTATGTTCTGGATATTTCAGATACATTTTCAACCATGAAAGCAAATTGTAACTGAACACCAATTTTATCATAGATCTTAAGATTCGCATTTACATGTGGTTGTACTTAGATAACTAAAGTTTTACACCTGGTcacaaaaagaaataatttcacagcatttctttttgtgtgataTCTGAACCAAAAATCAGATGAATCTGCTTGGTTTTCATGGATGTATCTATGGGCCTCTACTGAATATTCTCTGTACATTTTCAGGCGTAAAGGATCATACTGCAAATTTCATTCATCGGTAAGGACGGAAGTTGTGATTTCCAGCATTTTGCAACTCAAAATGGATTAATTTCACGTGACGCATCTCGCTTATTTCCTATTGGCAGAAATCCTCACAGAAGTACTCTACTGGCAGGGTAGAGCTTAAGGGCGGGTAAGTGAATTAGTGAACCCCCAAAGGGATCTTCTATATTTCCCCTTGATATAGTTTTAAGATATCTTTGTTGAACTTTGCATGCTATATCTTTCAGAAACTTCAAATTTGCTTCAAAACTTCGTTCAGAAGGGATTTACATGGTCAATCCCCCAGAACGATCCAATTCAAGAAACCCATTACAACCAGTAAAAGTGATGTCAATAGATGGGTTAAAAAGGGCTTTGAGGTATGAAATACTATCCCAGCTGCCATCTTTGCATATTGTTCTGTTCACATTTCATGTTCTTTCCTGACAAAAGTCAACTTCAATAGCGAATGAAACAGTGTTGAAATATGGAAATGATTGTATTACAGTTGTCCTGCTAGATAAAGTAAGCACATACTTCATTTGTAGTCAAATCTTTTTGGAGGTCATGTGTGGCATGAAATGGTATGTAAATTGAACTGTCCTAGGAAATGATTTTTGGCTTGTGACACCTAGATTCCTAGAAGAATCCCCAAATGAATGGCAGCTTAGAATTACCATGCTAAATAGTTTATGTATTAATTCTTATTTTGTTTTGCAGTAATGCAGATAGAGTGACTACTAAGAGCCAGTCACAGGGTATAAGGTTCCTTTCCCATGTTACAGGTACAAAGCTACCTTTCCCCTTCCATTCCAGTGGGCGTAATAATTTAACGAAAGTAGCACCAACTTAACGAAAGAAAAATGTTATGATTGCTTTGCATTCAGAactgattttcttaaaaatgttATGATTGCTTTGCATTCAGAACTGATTTTCTTCTGCATTGATCAGGTAATATAGAATCAAATTTGTCCAGCAATGGTTCCACCAATCCACAGACATCAAGGTTCAGCTCAAACAAAAGGTTGTGTCAAAA comes from the Oryza glaberrima chromosome 9, OglaRS2, whole genome shotgun sequence genome and includes:
- the LOC127783564 gene encoding beta-galactosidase 12, producing the protein MAARVAAAVAAALLAAALLLPGAAAEWTLTKKGTVVSYDERSLMIDGKRDLFFSGAIHYPRSPPEMWDKLVKTAKMGGLNTIETYVFWNGHEPEPGKYYFEGRFDLIRFLNVIKDNDMYAIVRIGPFIQAEWNHGGLPYWLREIGHIIFRANNEPFKREMEKFVRFIVQKLKDAEMFAPQGGPIILSQIENEYGNIKKDRKVEGDKYLEWAAEMAISTGIGVPWVMCKQSIAPGEVIPTCNGRHCGDTWTLLDKNKPRLWTENWTAQFRTFGDQLAQRSAEDIAYAVLRFFAKGGTLVNYYMYHGGTNFGRTGASYVLTGYYDEAPMDEYGMCKEPKFGHLRDLHNVIKSYHKAFLWGKQSFEILGHGYEAHNYELPEDKLCLSFLSNNNTGEDGTVVFRGEKFYVPSRSVSILADCKTVVYNTKRVFVQHSERSFHTTDETSKNNVWEMYSEAIPKFRKTKVRTKQPLEQYNQTKDTSDYLWYTTSFRLESDDLPFRRDIRPVIQIKSTAHAMIGFANDAFVGTGRGSKREKSFVFEKPMDLRVGINHIAMLSSSMGMKDSGGELVEVKGGIQDCVVQGLNTGTLDLQGNGWGHKARLEGEDKEIYTEKGMAQFQWKPAENDLPITWYKRYFDEPDGDDPIVVDMSSMSKGMIYVNGEGIGRYWTSFITLAGHPSQSVYHIPRAFLKPKGNLLIIFEEELGKPGGILIQTVRRDDICVFISEHNPAQIKTWESDGGQIKLIAEDTSTRGTLNCPPQRTIQEVVFASFGNPEGACGNFTAGTCHTPDAKAVVEKECLGKESCVLPVVNTVYGADINCPATTATLAVQVRCKVSGAQAA
- the LOC127784818 gene encoding uncharacterized protein LOC127784818, giving the protein MATAAAADDLDLLLSLDADGGEAVLETPPSSPRRDAATAAAFTPPRAVRPGGTDMSVFRDAVKDYLDATPAAVATSLPKGKRPPKSTETIVDAHSGLRIRSLTASPLEITNRFADIRFVRISAIRNLAGGDSFSGCWATAGVVLDKGAPRVSAQGKEYSIWKMGALDDADVSVFLFGDAHAHHSGAAVGAVFALFNGNVRMDNGGRGFSVSVASVGQMMKMGVSADFGICKGKRKDGMGCTMAINKRKGSYCKFHSSKSSQKYSTGRVELKGGNFKFASKLRSEGIYMVNPPERSNSRNPLQPVKVMSIDGLKRALSNADRVTTKSQSQGIRFLSHVTGNIESNLSSNGSTNPQTSRFSSNKRSTSCSTKSMPKQGLQKQEQDNKKMKMTCPPKKTIELDDVSSDDEISIVLRR